The following DNA comes from Ricinus communis isolate WT05 ecotype wild-type chromosome 10, ASM1957865v1, whole genome shotgun sequence.
GAGTGTTATTATTCATTGTTCTTATCACATACATTTTGTGCCTGGTGTGTTTAACGAGATAATGTGACATTCTATAGGAAGGCACCGGTGGGTCGAATATGCAGAAAAGAGCCGGTACAATGCTTCTCAGGTGCCACCAGAATGGCATGGTTGGCTTCATTTCATAACTGATCACACAGGAGATGAGGTAATCCATCTTTAACTTTGATGAAATGTAACAGGCAGATGCATGCTAATTAATACTTACTTCTGTTGCAGCTCTTGATGCTGAAACCTAAGAGGTACGGAGCTGAGCACAAGGAGAATCTTTCTGGAGAAGGTGAGGAGTTTATATACCACTCCAAAGGACATGCGCTCAATCCTGGTCAGAAAGACTGGACCAGGTATCAACTTTGGCAACCAACGAAGACACAGTAATATTTGGGTCCACCAACTTATGTAAACTTGGAATGATGGCAATTTAAATCTGAAGATCCATGAATAAATTGCATGTGTTTATCCGGGGCCATAGAGCTTTTGGATTTGTTTTTCTCAAAAGTTACTTTAAATGTCAACTTCATACACTCGGATTGATGAAACCTTAGTTTGGAATGTTGGGCCACATAGAAGTATCAGCTGATGCAATGCAGTTAATTGGTTTTAGTTGCTGGAGTACTTTGGTGTTTTGAGCTGGAAACTATTGTAAAGAAAATAGTGTTGAGACACAATAAATCTTCATTGTTCCTTGTTCAATAAGTGGTTTAGAATGGCAGAAAATCTCAAAGAACAATCAGGGTTTGTCATCTCCCTTTTTCCTTGTTCGTGTAGAAGGGAAGAAAATCTCAAAGAAAATCATACACCCCTTCCTTTTACCGCCTGTATTTATGCTAGATAGTCACAGCTGAcaaccaaaaaagaaacaggaaacaacaaaaagaaaaaccataaTGATTACCCTCAGAAGTTATCTGTAATGCTGAACTCAATTGTAAAGGCGCATATAGCTTGTAAAGTTGATGAAATCATTGTGGTAAAAACTGAGACTACAGGAAAGTgctaattatttgaatatattcCTGAATTGCAATTACCGTAATGCAAGCAAATCCTACGTTTAACAGCCTAAAATGGGACTTGAGTGGAAGGCATtaccaagaaaataaagaaggatTCAACTGAACATGGAGCTTAGTGATTTGAATGGCAGGTAAactcttttctgtttttcgCTTTTTGAGCATTTATTATAACCAGAATAGCAGCTTCTATCACGGAGGTACTGCTGTATGAATTTGGATCGTTTGTTTTAAATATGTCTGCTTGGCCTAACCATGGCCAACAAAAGAGACGCCATGTAGATAAAAAGCACACAATTAGACATGTTTCATGTGCTGTCTCTCTTCTTCCCTCCCCTCCCTCCTTCAGACATATCATGTATGCAACTAAGAAGCATGAATACAAACACGGACACGTCGATAcgattatttctaaaaatgtAGAATCCGATATGAGAAGGCacacttaataaataatatatatctagtatatttaaataaaaactatataattagagtttaaatttatttttaataatattttgtatacataaaaaatatatttttatatgtgattatatcttttaactttatcaaaaattaattatgtttctaaatattatggttttattagatttaaaaaaaatatgatttttgtgttaattgtggagggttaaaatattatttagtccaatttttaaaattttaaaattgtccAATCTTATTCTAAAAGCATTTAACCATGCCGTAATCGTGTTCTAACTATATggataaaaacaaaaataataaaaaatttaacgcttatatattataaaaaaacatctaatttatacatttatactttttaaaagtATCGAGATCTTCTAGATATgcatttcataaaaaaaaaaaaaaagagaaaaattggtatagaaaacaaaagaaaacgagaatttgatataaaagaaaaatgaaagtgaGGAATCCTCCAAGGTCGTAGGTCTGAATGGCTTGAACCAGCAATCACAAAGTAATTATCAGATAAACATTGATGAACCCTCCATCCATCCATCAGTCAATAATCCACccaaataaagagagaataacataattggttattacttttgtatgaaGCCTCTAATTATGTACATGCATGAATTTGTTCGTCCATTTCCTGATTGTATTATATCATTTTATCTAAGTcaagtttttataattgactCTATCACTGTGGTTCTCCTAATCTAACTTAATTATCTCCTGATTGAACTTAAATAATTACCCGACTTTCAGAAAggattaaaatgattttagaTTCTGATTATAATTTCTAGAATGAGTATATGGACATGCTTTcaacaaatattttactttgtttattctagattttataataataataataataataataataaaataataacatttattatttagtggAATTTAGTTGAGCTAAAGATAAGGATTATATGGAAGAGTTATATCTGAAAATGATGGAAAACGACTACGAAAGACAAACGATCAGTCTGGTGAATTCTAAATCTCAGCAAAATGGACCATTAGTGATAGTAATTTCCGttatgattctttttttcgctgtagaatatttatatatctacaTTTAGTTTGAGATAGAATCTAAATCTGTTATCGTAGTATTATTtgtaagataaataaaaaatatgtacttaaaatataattaagatatttttataaaagatatagatgactcaaaaattattttttaaaagatttgatcttaaatctttataattaaagaaCTTTCAAGTTGTTTTGCtcaatttgaatatttttttttttttaaaaaattgggctaatttaacttaatttagaGGTTAATTTGagctttatttctttcatttaacTACAAGAGGGATGGTAATAGATGGAATATGAATAGGGTAGCAccttaattttgattatataggagatatgtttatatttctatctgtatttgtatttatttagataataaGTATCAAATTAATTCAGGTCATTCGTAAATAATCtattatctaaataaaataatatttttaaaatgcttatataaattaaaacactaattatatatttattaatgtataactatttttagtaaaacaatatatattataattgaaatatttgtCGAATTCtcctaaattaataatataatatataatattaattaataattttttttttcctttttcaaacCAAAGATAGCTTATAATAAGGCTGAAAATATAATGAATTGGATAATCGATAAGTGGTgtgaatttgaaatttatgaatttttaaaattgtattgtttatattaaatgtaaaaataataaattcgtatttaagattaaaagtaattttcattaaactagatttattagagataatattttaaaaaataatatcgtaataattttaaaggacgatatatttttaaatttatatatttaaatcacTATTTGatagatttatattatatatataattaatgtattttagtagtttattgatatttttatatacataatatataaaaatatgtgttttttacctcactttagtCTTATTGTCTAATTTTCAGATAATAATAGCTAAAAAAGTAGAATATGAACCAAAATACATGAATGAGCTTTAATTGGACGGCGGCTGTGAAATGTTCGGAATAAAAACACGTGGACTACCAATATTACAAGCCTGGCCgaatttatcaaaacccaagaaaaaagattaattagtTATGATGTAATTAAGGATAGTTATCTTTAAAGTTGTCTATTTTGTTTTGGATAGTGAAGATGATagctataataattttatgatgagagaaatattctaaaaaatgaATCTCTATAAGAAATAGAggttaattaaacaataaggaggatttattattattttctctatgcGAATTTCCGACAGTTCATTGTTTGCAATATTTAGTTAGTCTTTGTATTGTTCTTTCAAGAATCAGAGAGGCTTTTCAGGATGTGGAGAGTAATGATCAATCTCATTCATTCTTTGAAGaacttttgaattttgagggagttttaattttctattttatatatcttacgtctttctatttaattataatgaccattggattaaatatgtcagGCTAAGTtccataaatatttagtttgacttttatatttatatatgaactttatatattatgagtttaatgaataatttctttatttttatacatgcattagtttcatctattattattgattgattattatattaatttaataataatatttattataaaaatctttaggttaaaagtattagaaaaatcatttttactttaatctatattgatataagaaacctatgttgcatcattagtttgagtgacttaggaaaaagacacatcacaatcttattcattagatttggacttaagaaaaataaggggattactaagtataagctagactaaatactatattgggttagagtgtttagatatatttttagtaatttgtGTGATagttagtctttataatatatgctttACAATTTCTTATGAAATCGACCTCGTGTTAAACTTGCCTGTACTAACATTCAGTTCGTACATTTGCAAGTACTAAGTTTGAGACATCACTATTTTACTTgtcaaataatatatatatatatatatatatatatgttagttttgaaacttaaattattttcgatatatgtgtttaatttttaacacatagaatttttattttgacacgtgtacttatttttgacatatggTAATCAAACTGATGTGTAATTCTATAGTTTTtcctattaatttattgatcaagaattaaattttatattttaatattatattaactaataaagaattttttaatcGGATAACgatactaatttttattctaaaaatataatattaattatattttaatattatattaactaataaattaatttttaattagataataattataattcaaaaataatattttagattatatttttaatattatattaaatatttttaattatataattaatttttaattttaaaaaatagtaataccAATTAtgttaatagtattaatttatacaatataaaaattaattaataaaataatttaaaataaatttatattttatattaataatattttaaaaatttaaaataattaatttgctattattttaaaaatattattatttaatattaaatattaaaaatattattaaattatatctattaatttaattttataattaaaataataataataataaagtatatattttacaaaacTTTAATGGAATAATAGAAGCAAAATCCTTCTACAGATAAGATATGGACAATGTACTGTTATTTTCAGGTATATATTCACCTATGCTCTTACCACTGCCCCATGGGTGGGGTACGGATAGCCTTCACCGGAATAGGTGAATTGACTCACTTGCGACTCGTGGGTTGACAATGGGAAGAAAACAAAGGAGGTACAAAATGAGTTAATTATAAGTTGAACTTGAAAAGCTTACCTCTTtctttgcttcttttcttattcAGACATCTAACTTTGGAGCTGGTCTTCTCTTTTGCCCACAAAAAAGACTTTGAATTTTAGGTAACTTCAAAATTCTTCAAGCACCTAAACAAGAATTCATAAAATGACTTGACATACTGTACGGAATGGATGACTACATAGTCTAGCTCCTATTCTCTTTGcccttttgttgtttttctttaaaatttccttaATTCCTTCTATAACCTTCACTGCATCACCTAACTGGCTACTCCCACCATCATctgcttttctttatttatatctaGCTCCTACAAGGTCTTTctttagttaaatttattcCTTAATTCCTTCTTGATATTAAAAGATCTTTCTTTGGTATAAAGCTAAcccttcaattttctttctttcttacttTTGACCttacattaataatattttgttttcttatgattTTGGATATGTTTCAGAGTTGGAAATGATGGCGGCCACTGATCTTGAACAGCcctccttttcttctcttggAAAGGttaattccttttctttttttttccctttcatTGCTGTTTGGTTTCTGGgaagtgagagagagagagagagagagaaaatttgtattgaatatgctTTTAGTTTCGCTAACTAAACACTAATAAGAATGATAATTACTTTGTAAGTGAGGATAGTATTCTTTTTACTTGGTTAATTTTCTTGTTCTCTTGTACTGATATTTGCTGCAAGAAACCAAAAAGAGAGCAATGGTTCtattttgtttcatttcttgGATGCAATTTGGTACCCGAGACAATGTAgggaagagaaagaagaaaaagaagtaacttttatcttattattattattgttacttTTGTTGAAGTTAACTCAGAACTGTTTTCCTGTCAAAGTTCGTTAATTGTTCTCTTTTTCCACTTTTTCTTCAATGATGAATGCTTTTTTGCTTTCAGTGCTCACATTGATGCTgaaatttttcatattgatattttagtaattgattcttaatcttttctttttcttttttttttttattattgacgTGTGGGAAAAGGAATCATTTTTGTATGTGTGATCTACAATCTCTAATGACCTGAGGAAACAAAACTTACCACATGACTTCAAATTCATCTATTGGCTTCTAATTATCTAGAACAAAAACAAGATAAGAAATGATCTCCGCgtgtgtgtatatattttCATGCTTTTGTGTAACcaaataaagaattttttttttttttttcgttttGATACTTTTGAGGTTACTTCTTGTTGAGGTGATGTTAAATTTATTCGTGTTTACTAGGTTGGAAAGTCTTCAGGTGAAATTGATGGTGCAGAGGAGCCTCTTCTTAATGGGGGTAGTAGCTCAGAGTACTACTCTATTCTTGCTGCAGTGCTCCCGtaagtatttattttgttttatttatggaTTTTTCCAAATTTCTGATCTATGAAAGAATCAAGGAAAATACCTGTGTTTGTTATGGTTGTATTGCCAAATGCTGGTTAGTCATGTTCATTTTTTGGTGACATAGGGAAATGTGAACTGTGGTAACGTTAATAAGTGCAGAAAACTCTGGCAGtattaaaaatgttatttattctcattttaatttattgtctTGAGTCaaattaatatgaattatCCAACATGTCTTGTTGTTTATGAAGTTGAAGTATCTTGTGTTGTATCAAATTGGGATTTTCTTAGCTAATACTGATAAGATGTTATAAATTGTGCGCATCtcatataaaatgaaattaaggaGTACTATCTAACTTTGCCAATTTATTCAAGTGCTTAACAAACTATTCAGACTTCAGGTTCAACATCGTATTTGATTCTATGCACCATCATCATACCAGCCGGTGCTGCACCCAAGTCCTGAGCCATGATTTTCCTATTCCTTTCACAAATAACATTGGTTCTTAAAACTTGATGCATCATAAAATACACTTTTCATGCTTAAAGAGTGCCTCCTTTTTGATTTCAGATTTCTATTCCCAGCCCTTGGAGGACTATTATACGGTTATGATATTGGTGCCACTTCTTGTGCTACAATAACCATAGAGGTTTGCTTTTGATGAAGCTGTAGACTAGATGGAGTACAGTTTTTTGCTTACTGTATTTCGTTTTCCTACGATATTAGTGTTTTATTCTTATTGCATTCAGTAACATGCATGACCTCCTGGATTATGGAAAATGTCATTTGGAACTGCTAGTATCTGTATTGAGGTGCTGCAGCAGTGATTGGTAGCCTGCAACAAATTTTACATGATTTTTCCTTCTCCTTATTGTTAGATTCATTCATTCATAAGCGCTGGACCCAATGCTTAATATGTGTGCTCCATTGAAAGAGAAACAAAAGCATGGATtgagattaattaaattttgatttagatAATGCTTCTAATGCTTTGTGTTATTTGCAAGTTTAACAAGTCTTCAAATTAAAGATCTGTATTTGTTTATATCTCCATCCACGTCTCTGTGTGGGAGGGAAAGTATAAGGGAATATTCATATAGAAGACATGCATCTAAAACTGTTAAATCATTTGAGACAACAGTTGAAATGGCGAATCATTTCTTCTATTTCCTGAGCTGATTAACAGATTCTCTTCCCCTGCAGTCGGCTACATCAAGCGGAATTTCATGGTACAACTTGAATGCTGTGCAACTTGGGCTCATTGTGAGTTTTTGGTCATAATGGAGTATTCCTAAGTGCTGTGCAACTTTCTTTGCATGTCTTGTTCCGTCTCTTTCccatttctttgaattttttgtTTGCTTAAATGCTCAGTTACAAATAGATAGATACTCGTTCTGTTTGAAATGGGTGTTGTTTCTGCAGACCAGTGGCTCATTATATGGGGCCTTGATTGGCTCTGTCGTGGCCTTTAATATTGCGGATTTTCTaggttagtttttttttttccttctatttCTAAAGCTAAGAGtacaaaattattaatcatGTATTTTTAAGCTAAAAGTACAAAAATGATGAGTTTGattaaaggaagaagaagggagTTGATTGTGGCTGCTTTGCTATATCTTGTTGGAGCACTCGTGACTGGACTAGCACCTGATTTTGTGGTCATGGTGATTGGTCGCTTTGTATATGGTATTGGAATAGGACTGGTAAAATATCTGATGCTCTTTTCACTGATATTTAGTACATTGGCCTGTAAATTTTATGCATTATTATTCATATGGCTTCAACACTATTCCCTCATATGCTCACAAGCCTTACATATACAGTAAGAAAACAGTGCTTACtgtgtaaaaaaaaataaaacgagtttaatttcttttttattcatttctttagataatttctaaatttattttgttcctGTTGATCTTTATGAAAAACATTTAGAAACTAGTTTCTCTATGTTTAGGCAATGCATGCTGCACCAATGTACATTGCTGAGACAGCTCCAAGTCAGATACGTGGCCGACTAATCTCTCTCAAAGAATTCTTTATAGTTCTTGGGATGGTTGTAAGTTCTTCAATTTTTCACTAAGTTCTAGACTTCACATGCTATAGACTATTGTAGCAGCCATAGCTACTTTGTAAAGCCTTCATCTCTGTTAGCTtccatttatttatgttaatgcTTGCAAAGAACCTAAAATTGTGCAGGCAGGTTATGGAGTTGGTAGCCTTTTAGTTGACATAGTACGTGGTTGGCGCTATATGTATGTGGCCAGTGCCCCTTTGGCAGTGATCATGGGAGTTGGGATGTGGTGTCTACCACAATCGCCTAGATGGATACTATTATGTGCCATGCAGGGGAAAGGCAATATGCAGGATTTAAAAGAAACTGCAATATGCTGCTTGTGCAAACTCAGGGGTGGGGCTATTGGTGATGCTGCACCTGCCCTGGTAGAAGAGATGCTTAGCGAACTTGCTTTTGTtggtgaagaaaaagaaacttcaCTGCGGGATCTATTCAAAGGAAAATGCTTGAAAGCGCTTACTATTGGCGCAGGGTTAGTTATTTTTCAACAGGTATCTTGCTTACAAAATATGGTATCAATTAAAATGCTGAATTATCTATATTTAGCTTGTAAAATGATATACTTTCATGACAGATTACTGGGCAACCAAGTGTACTATATTATGCCGGGTCAATATTCCAGGTGCCAATTTacttaaatatatgttatttgaTTATTGTTGACAAAATATTATCTGCTGCGAGTCTTAGTAGAAGATGTGCTCTTTCATCCTAACCCACTGTCATCTGATAGAGTGCAGGATTCTCTGCTGCATCTGACGCAACACGGGTCTCAATTCTTCTTGGTTTATTGAAGGTAGTTTCCTTGATATGAGTAGTGAATTCATAATGTATATACTTTATATGATGTCTGAAATTAGTATAAAGACTTCTAATATCATTTGGCATGCATTTTAAATCACACATTAATGAGCTATATATGTATTTGGGTAAATCTAAGATAACTTtgtttttaacaaaatataaccAATTGCAAAATTGCCACTTTCGGAGGTACTAATGGAGATTCATCTAATGGCATAAAAAGCAAAGTTaaccaaaagaagaaaacaaaggtTACTCAATTTTTGAGTAGGAAAAGCTACAAAGTAACAAATTAGCTCCTGCTCTTAGTGGCATTAATTCATTCCATGTTTGTGTGTCGTGTGTGTATGTGCACTTGTGTTCATGTGCCTCTGTTTGTGCAAATCCTGCGTAATGTAGATCAAATTGTTCTATATACTTCCTAGTTCATGCATGACGTGTGGGTTTTCTCATGTCTGTCTGGGAGATTAGATAGTCATTGCTGCTTTTCTGAATATTGCTTGTTCCAAATT
Coding sequences within:
- the LOC8283079 gene encoding probable NADH dehydrogenase [ubiquinone] 1 alpha subcomplex subunit 12 isoform X2, coding for MALTVVKGALKSIREKGLGTFLRELKEEGYLQTKIHNIGATLVGVDKFGNKYYERLQDMQFGRHRWVEYAEKSRYNASQVPPEWHGWLHFITDHTGDELLMLKPKRYGAEHKENLSGEGEEFIYHSKGHALNPGQKDWTRYQLWQPTKTQ
- the LOC8283079 gene encoding probable NADH dehydrogenase [ubiquinone] 1 alpha subcomplex subunit 12 isoform X1; the protein is MALTVVKGALKSIREKGLGTFLRELKEEGYLRCLADGNLLQTKIHNIGATLVGVDKFGNKYYERLQDMQFGRHRWVEYAEKSRYNASQVPPEWHGWLHFITDHTGDELLMLKPKRYGAEHKENLSGEGEEFIYHSKGHALNPGQKDWTRYQLWQPTKTQ
- the LOC8283080 gene encoding D-xylose-proton symporter-like 2 is translated as MMAATDLEQPSFSSLGKVGKSSGEIDGAEEPLLNGGSSSEYYSILAAVLPFLFPALGGLLYGYDIGATSCATITIESATSSGISWYNLNAVQLGLITSGSLYGALIGSVVAFNIADFLGRRRELIVAALLYLVGALVTGLAPDFVVMVIGRFVYGIGIGLAMHAAPMYIAETAPSQIRGRLISLKEFFIVLGMVAGYGVGSLLVDIVRGWRYMYVASAPLAVIMGVGMWCLPQSPRWILLCAMQGKGNMQDLKETAICCLCKLRGGAIGDAAPALVEEMLSELAFVGEEKETSLRDLFKGKCLKALTIGAGLVIFQQITGQPSVLYYAGSIFQSAGFSAASDATRVSILLGLLKLIMTGGAVVAVDRLGRRPLLLTGVSGMAISLFLLGSYYRFLNDVPAVAVVALLLYVGCYQFSFGPIGWLMISEIFPLRLRGRALGIAVLVNFGANAIVTFAFSPLKALIGAGILFYGFGVISVVSLLFIFFVVPETKGLTLEEIEAKCL